The Musa acuminata AAA Group cultivar baxijiao chromosome BXJ1-3, Cavendish_Baxijiao_AAA, whole genome shotgun sequence genome window below encodes:
- the LOC135622475 gene encoding plasma membrane ATPase 4-like isoform X1 gives MSSAISLEEIKNDAVDLEHIPVGEVFEQLKCDRNGLTNVEGENRIKIFGLNKLEEKKESKVLKFLGFMWNPLSWVMESAAIMAIALANGGGKPPDWQDFIGIISLLIINSTISFIEENNAGNAAAALMAGLAPKTKVLRDGRWSEQDAAILVPGDIISIKLGDIIPADARLLDGDPLKIDQSALTGESLPVTRNPGDEVFSGSTCKQGEIEAVVIATGVHTFFGKAAHLVDSTNNVGHFQKVLTAIGNFCICSIAVGMAIEIVVMYPIQRRKYRDGIDNLLVLLIGGIPIAMPTVLSVTMAIGSHRLSEQGAITKRMTAIEEMAGMDVLCSDKTGTLTLNKLTVDRNLIEVFERDVDREAVILHAARAARVENQDAIDAAIVGMLADPKEARAGIDEVHFLPFNPVDKRTAITYVDSFGNWHRSSKGAPEQIVELCSMREDAKKKVHAVIDKFADRGLRSLAVARQEIPEKRKESAGGPWQFMGLLPLFDPPRHDSAETIRRALNLGVNVKMITGDQLAIAKETGRRLGMGTNMYPSSTLLGNKNDDLTGSIPVDELIEKADGFAGVFPEHKYEIVKRLQERSHICGMTGDGVNDAPALKKADIGIAVADATDAARGASDIVLTEPGLSVIVSAVLTSRAIFQRMKNYTIYAVSITIRVVLGFLLLALIWRFNFSPFMVLIIAILNDGTIMTISKDRVKPSPMPDSWKLREIFATGIVLGTYLALMTVLFFWIAHQTDFFPVSTLLELNDDDHHMVLVHVNSGLLLQKTFGVRPIRDNQDELTSAIYLQVSVVSQALIFVTRSRSWCFVERPGLLLVAAFVIAQLVATFISVYASWGFARIHGIGWGWAGVIWLFSIVTFFPLDFLKFIIRYTLSGKAWVNLYESKTAFTTKLDYGKGEREAQWALAQRTLHGLQPPDSSGLFNEKNYRELSEIAEQAKRRAEVARLRELHTLKGHVESVVKLKGLDIETMQHHYTL, from the exons atGTCGTCCGCCATCTCACTGGAGGAGATCAAGAACGACGCCGTCGATCTT GAGCACATTCCGGTCGGGGAAGTCTTTGAGCAGCTCAAATGCGACAGGAATGGGCTCACCAACGTCGAGGGGGAGAACCGCATCAAGATCTTTGGGCTCAACAAGCTCGAGGAGAAGAAG GAGAGCAAGGTGCTCAAATTCTTGGGGTTCATGTGGAATCCGCTCTCGTGGGTCATGGAGAGCGCCGCCATCATGGCCATCGCCCTCGCTAATGGAGGG GGGAAGCCTCCGGACTGGCAAGACTTCATCGGCATCATCTCCCTTCTCATCATCAACTCCACCATCAGCTTCATCGAGGAGAATAACGCCGGCAATGCCGCCGCCGCTCTCATGGCTGGCCTTGCACCCAAGACCAAG GTGTTGAGAGACGGGAGGTGGTCGGAGCAGGATGCGGCGATCCTCGTCCCTGGAGACATTATCAGCATTAAGCTCGGCGACATCATCCCTGCGGACGCACGCCTACTCGACGGCGACCCGCTCAAGATCGACCAGTCCGCCCTAACCGGCGAGTCGCTTCCAGTGACCAGAAACCCTGGCGATGAGGTCTTCTCGGGCTCCACATGCAAGCAAGGCGAGATCGAGGCCGTCGTCATCGCCACCGGCGTGCACACCTTCTTCGGCAAGGCCGCGCACCTCGTCGACAGCACCAATAACGTCGGCCACTTCCAAAAG GTGCTAACTGCGATCGGAAACTTCTGCATCTGCTCGATCGCGGTCGGCATGGCGATCGAGATCGTGGTGATGTACCCGATCCAGCGCCGGAAGTACAGGGACGGGATCGACAACCTACTGGTGCTGCTAATCGGCGGGATACCGATTGCGATGCCCACCGTGCTGTCGGTCACCATGGCCATCGGATCGCATCGGCTGTCAGAGCAGGGAGCCATCACGAAGAGGATGACGGCAATCGAGGAGATGGCAGGGATGGACGTGCTCTGCAGCGACAAGACCGGAACCCTCACCCTTAACAAGCTTACCGTCGACAGGAATCTAATCGAG GTATTCGAGAGAGATGTGGATAGGGAAGCCGTGATCCTCCATGCCGCAAGGGCCGCCAGGGTCGAGAACCAGGACGCCATCGATGCCGCCATTGTTGGAATGCTTGCTGATCCCAAGGAG GCACGTGCAGGGATCGATGAGGTGCACTTCTTGCCCTTCAATCCTGTCGACAAGCGGACGGCCATCACCTACGTAGACTCCTTTGGCAATTGGCATCGATCGAGCAAGGGAGCCCCGGAACAG ATCGTTGAGCTGTGCAGCATGAGGGAGGATGCCAAGAAGAAGGTTCACGCCGTCATCGACAAGTTCGCCGACCGTGGCCTGCGGTCGCTGGCCGTCGCCCGACAGGAAATtcctgagaagaggaaggaaagcgcCGGAGGGCCATGGCAGTTCATGGGGCTGCTACCGCTGTTCGACCCACCGAGACACGACAGTGCGGAGACCATTCGTCGAGCACTCAACCTAGGCGTGAACGTGAAGATGATCACCGGTGATCAGTTGGCTATAGCCAAGGAGACCGGGCGGAGGCTCGGGATGGGTACCAACATGTACCCCTCGTCCACTCTTCTCGGCAACAAGAACGATGATCTCACCGGTAGCATCCCTGTCGACGAGCTCATCGAGAAGGCCGATGGTTTTGCTGGTGTCTTCCCAG AGCACAAGTACGAGATCGTGAAGAGACTGCAGGAGAGGAGCCACATCTGTGGCATGACAGGCGACGGCGTGAACGACGCCCCGGCCCTGAAGAAGGCGGACATCGGCATCGCCGTCGCTGACGCCACCGACGCTGCTCGTGGCGCTTCGGACATTGTCCTGACGGAGCCGGGACTCAGTGTCATCGTCAGCGCCGTCCTCACCAGCCGCGCAATCTTCCAGCGCATGAAGAACTACACCATCTACGCCGTCTCCATCACCATCCGAGTCGTGCTAGGCTTCCTCCTCCTCGCGCTCATCTGGCGCTTCAATTTTTCCCCTTTCATGGTCCTCATAATCGCCATCCTCAATGACGGGACCATCATGACCATCTCCAAGGACCGAGTCAAGCCCTCTCCGATGCCCGATTCGTGGAAGCTCCGCGAGATATTCGCCACCGGGATCGTCCTCGGCACCTACCTTGCGCTCATGACTGTGTTGTTCTTCTGGATCGCCCACCAAACGGACTTCTTCCCCGTGAGTACTCTGCTTGAACTAAACGACGATGATCATCATATGGTCCTCGTACATGTAAACTCCGGCCTTTTGTTGCAGAAAACATTTGGAGTAAGGCCGATCAGGGACAATCAAGATGAACTGACCTCCGCGATCTACCTCCAAGTGAGTGTAGTTAGCCAGGCGCTCATATTCGTGACGCGGTCCAGAAGCTGGTGCTTTGTGGAGCGCCCCGGGCTGTTGCTTGTGGCTGCCTTCGTTATTGCGCAGCTG GTGGCTACTTTCATCTCTGTGTACGCGAGCTGGGGATTCGCGAGAATCCATGGCATAGGGTGGGGGTGGGCTGGAGTGATATGGCTCTTCAGCATCGTCACCTTCTTCCCGCTCGACTTCCTCAAGTTCATCATCCGGTACACACTGAGTGGCAAGGCTTGGGTCAACCTCTACGAGAGCAAG ACGGCTTTCACGACCAAGTTGGATTACGGGAAGGGGGAAAGGGAGGCGCAATGGGCGCTAGCGCAGCGTACCCTGCACGGCCTCCAGCCACCAGACTCTTCAGGTCTCTTCAACGAGAAGAACTACAGGGAGTTGTCTGAGATCGCCGAGCAGGCTAAGAGACGCGCCGAGGTCGCCAG GCTTAGGGAGCTTCACACGCTAAAAGGACACGTTGAGTCAGTAGTGAAGCTCAAAGGGCTGGACATTGAGACGATGCAGCATCACTATACGCTTTGA
- the LOC135622475 gene encoding plasma membrane ATPase 4-like isoform X2: MSSAISLEEIKNDAVDLEHIPVGEVFEQLKCDRNGLTNVEGENRIKIFGLNKLEEKKESKVLKFLGFMWNPLSWVMESAAIMAIALANGGGKPPDWQDFIGIISLLIINSTISFIEENNAGNAAAALMAGLAPKTKVLRDGRWSEQDAAILVPGDIISIKLGDIIPADARLLDGDPLKIDQSALTGESLPVTRNPGDEVFSGSTCKQGEIEAVVIATGVHTFFGKAAHLVDSTNNVGHFQKVLTAIGNFCICSIAVGMAIEIVVMYPIQRRKYRDGIDNLLVLLIGGIPIAMPTVLSVTMAIGSHRLSEQGAITKRMTAIEEMAGMDVLCSDKTGTLTLNKLTVDRNLIEVFERDVDREAVILHAARAARVENQDAIDAAIVGMLADPKEARAGIDEVHFLPFNPVDKRTAITYVDSFGNWHRSSKGAPEQIVELCSMREDAKKKVHAVIDKFADRGLRSLAVARQEIPEKRKESAGGPWQFMGLLPLFDPPRHDSAETIRRALNLGVNVKMITGDQLAIAKETGRRLGMGTNMYPSSTLLGNKNDDLTGSIPVDELIEKADGFAGVFPEHKYEIVKRLQERSHICGMTGDGVNDAPALKKADIGIAVADATDAARGASDIVLTEPGLSVIVSAVLTSRAIFQRMKNYTIYAVSITIRVVLGFLLLALIWRFNFSPFMVLIIAILNDGTIMTISKDRVKPSPMPDSWKLREIFATGIVLGTYLALMTVLFFWIAHQTDFFPKTFGVRPIRDNQDELTSAIYLQVSVVSQALIFVTRSRSWCFVERPGLLLVAAFVIAQLVATFISVYASWGFARIHGIGWGWAGVIWLFSIVTFFPLDFLKFIIRYTLSGKAWVNLYESKTAFTTKLDYGKGEREAQWALAQRTLHGLQPPDSSGLFNEKNYRELSEIAEQAKRRAEVARLRELHTLKGHVESVVKLKGLDIETMQHHYTL; the protein is encoded by the exons atGTCGTCCGCCATCTCACTGGAGGAGATCAAGAACGACGCCGTCGATCTT GAGCACATTCCGGTCGGGGAAGTCTTTGAGCAGCTCAAATGCGACAGGAATGGGCTCACCAACGTCGAGGGGGAGAACCGCATCAAGATCTTTGGGCTCAACAAGCTCGAGGAGAAGAAG GAGAGCAAGGTGCTCAAATTCTTGGGGTTCATGTGGAATCCGCTCTCGTGGGTCATGGAGAGCGCCGCCATCATGGCCATCGCCCTCGCTAATGGAGGG GGGAAGCCTCCGGACTGGCAAGACTTCATCGGCATCATCTCCCTTCTCATCATCAACTCCACCATCAGCTTCATCGAGGAGAATAACGCCGGCAATGCCGCCGCCGCTCTCATGGCTGGCCTTGCACCCAAGACCAAG GTGTTGAGAGACGGGAGGTGGTCGGAGCAGGATGCGGCGATCCTCGTCCCTGGAGACATTATCAGCATTAAGCTCGGCGACATCATCCCTGCGGACGCACGCCTACTCGACGGCGACCCGCTCAAGATCGACCAGTCCGCCCTAACCGGCGAGTCGCTTCCAGTGACCAGAAACCCTGGCGATGAGGTCTTCTCGGGCTCCACATGCAAGCAAGGCGAGATCGAGGCCGTCGTCATCGCCACCGGCGTGCACACCTTCTTCGGCAAGGCCGCGCACCTCGTCGACAGCACCAATAACGTCGGCCACTTCCAAAAG GTGCTAACTGCGATCGGAAACTTCTGCATCTGCTCGATCGCGGTCGGCATGGCGATCGAGATCGTGGTGATGTACCCGATCCAGCGCCGGAAGTACAGGGACGGGATCGACAACCTACTGGTGCTGCTAATCGGCGGGATACCGATTGCGATGCCCACCGTGCTGTCGGTCACCATGGCCATCGGATCGCATCGGCTGTCAGAGCAGGGAGCCATCACGAAGAGGATGACGGCAATCGAGGAGATGGCAGGGATGGACGTGCTCTGCAGCGACAAGACCGGAACCCTCACCCTTAACAAGCTTACCGTCGACAGGAATCTAATCGAG GTATTCGAGAGAGATGTGGATAGGGAAGCCGTGATCCTCCATGCCGCAAGGGCCGCCAGGGTCGAGAACCAGGACGCCATCGATGCCGCCATTGTTGGAATGCTTGCTGATCCCAAGGAG GCACGTGCAGGGATCGATGAGGTGCACTTCTTGCCCTTCAATCCTGTCGACAAGCGGACGGCCATCACCTACGTAGACTCCTTTGGCAATTGGCATCGATCGAGCAAGGGAGCCCCGGAACAG ATCGTTGAGCTGTGCAGCATGAGGGAGGATGCCAAGAAGAAGGTTCACGCCGTCATCGACAAGTTCGCCGACCGTGGCCTGCGGTCGCTGGCCGTCGCCCGACAGGAAATtcctgagaagaggaaggaaagcgcCGGAGGGCCATGGCAGTTCATGGGGCTGCTACCGCTGTTCGACCCACCGAGACACGACAGTGCGGAGACCATTCGTCGAGCACTCAACCTAGGCGTGAACGTGAAGATGATCACCGGTGATCAGTTGGCTATAGCCAAGGAGACCGGGCGGAGGCTCGGGATGGGTACCAACATGTACCCCTCGTCCACTCTTCTCGGCAACAAGAACGATGATCTCACCGGTAGCATCCCTGTCGACGAGCTCATCGAGAAGGCCGATGGTTTTGCTGGTGTCTTCCCAG AGCACAAGTACGAGATCGTGAAGAGACTGCAGGAGAGGAGCCACATCTGTGGCATGACAGGCGACGGCGTGAACGACGCCCCGGCCCTGAAGAAGGCGGACATCGGCATCGCCGTCGCTGACGCCACCGACGCTGCTCGTGGCGCTTCGGACATTGTCCTGACGGAGCCGGGACTCAGTGTCATCGTCAGCGCCGTCCTCACCAGCCGCGCAATCTTCCAGCGCATGAAGAACTACACCATCTACGCCGTCTCCATCACCATCCGAGTCGTGCTAGGCTTCCTCCTCCTCGCGCTCATCTGGCGCTTCAATTTTTCCCCTTTCATGGTCCTCATAATCGCCATCCTCAATGACGGGACCATCATGACCATCTCCAAGGACCGAGTCAAGCCCTCTCCGATGCCCGATTCGTGGAAGCTCCGCGAGATATTCGCCACCGGGATCGTCCTCGGCACCTACCTTGCGCTCATGACTGTGTTGTTCTTCTGGATCGCCCACCAAACGGACTTCTTCCCC AAAACATTTGGAGTAAGGCCGATCAGGGACAATCAAGATGAACTGACCTCCGCGATCTACCTCCAAGTGAGTGTAGTTAGCCAGGCGCTCATATTCGTGACGCGGTCCAGAAGCTGGTGCTTTGTGGAGCGCCCCGGGCTGTTGCTTGTGGCTGCCTTCGTTATTGCGCAGCTG GTGGCTACTTTCATCTCTGTGTACGCGAGCTGGGGATTCGCGAGAATCCATGGCATAGGGTGGGGGTGGGCTGGAGTGATATGGCTCTTCAGCATCGTCACCTTCTTCCCGCTCGACTTCCTCAAGTTCATCATCCGGTACACACTGAGTGGCAAGGCTTGGGTCAACCTCTACGAGAGCAAG ACGGCTTTCACGACCAAGTTGGATTACGGGAAGGGGGAAAGGGAGGCGCAATGGGCGCTAGCGCAGCGTACCCTGCACGGCCTCCAGCCACCAGACTCTTCAGGTCTCTTCAACGAGAAGAACTACAGGGAGTTGTCTGAGATCGCCGAGCAGGCTAAGAGACGCGCCGAGGTCGCCAG GCTTAGGGAGCTTCACACGCTAAAAGGACACGTTGAGTCAGTAGTGAAGCTCAAAGGGCTGGACATTGAGACGATGCAGCATCACTATACGCTTTGA
- the LOC135637011 gene encoding large ribosomal subunit protein eL39 translates to MPSHKTFRIKKKLAKKMRQNRPIPHWIRMRTDNTIRYNAKRRHWRRTKLGF, encoded by the exons ATG CCGTCGCACAAGACGTTCCGGATCAAGAAGAAGTTGGCGAAGAAGATGCGACAGAACCGCCCCATCCCCCACTGGATCCGTATGCGGACCGATAACACTATCAG GTACAACGCCAAGCGCAGGCACTGGCGTCGCACTAAGCTAGGGTTTTGA